The Puntigrus tetrazona isolate hp1 chromosome 9, ASM1883169v1, whole genome shotgun sequence genome includes the window AGccaatgaatgaatatatatatatatgatatatatatatatatatatatatatatatatattatatatatatatataaaaatgttattactgttgctcaatttaatgtataataataatttctttgaTTACTTTCTGCCGTAGTGCATGTTGGTGGAGTGTATTCAGAGCGATAGAGGCAGAAGCCGGGATTGATGGCTCTGTGCTGATAGCAGTGGGTGGATGCTGCCAGGAATGTGTCCGTCTCTCTGTAAACTCCTCCATCAGCAGGCCTGCATCTGCAGGTGAGAGAAAGCTGCAGCGTCAGCGGGAACGTGTGCGATCCATATACTGCACTTCAGCCAATGCTGTTCTGCACTGCAGACCTGCTCCAGGATCACCCTCGGGCTCGGATCCTCCTCTGACCCGGCTAACAGACACGTGTCCTCGGAACACAGTTTGagatatttttggatgaacacCAGGatgcttgtgactgtcccattgactgccaaggtGCGGAAAAGTATGAGAGATGTCATTTTTGCCTGACGTTTTTAACAGGCAAAAATGCTGGACCTTTAGATGGCCCCTTGAACCTGCGCTGAAGCAGCGGTGCTCATTTTGCAGAATCACATTACACCTCAGATTTCATTCCACTATATGCCGTCTCATGAAGAggcaaaaaagaagaaacatcaAGCAAGATTTAGAAGAAGGATATCTCAAATAATGTGCAAAAAGCCACCACCTACAAGACCCTACTGACTGCCTATGAATGTGCTAATGGACACTTAACTCAGCTGAATCATGACACCCGGGTAACCGCTCCAAAAAAAGGTTCGCAAGGGGAAGCACCGTTTTCTTCAGAATTCAGCGTGAAGGTGGTTCTCCTTTTAGCTGTCTGACTTGTGCGTGAGTCATATAGAGTAAAAACATTAGAGACAGCATCAGTAAAATATCATCATGCCGTAAGATGTGGGAGGGAGACATTAAACCACAGAAAGCATGACAGAAGGGCCGTATACTGGATGAAACCggatgattctttttttttttcttgctagCTATATCTTTCTATGTAGGATGTCCCCCGAGGTAATAATTGCAGACAtgattcagcaaaaaaaaaaaaaaaaaaatcagaaaaggACAGTCACAGAACGTCCCCGCCCCAAACCTACATGTATTTCGAGCGATCCGTTGTTTTTATATCCACAGAGCAATCGTGACAAAGCAAACCGAGCCGCCCACATCAAAGATGAGACGCGAGCGGGTGGAGAGGGTGGGGGTTCGTGGCTCATGATGCACGAAAGAACTTGAGCCTCAAGCGCCggataatatttacatattagcATTTCTTTAATAAGACAGTATTTCAGTAGTTTCGGGGATTCAGGGACGCTGTAGGTGTCGGTGCCGTTTATGGTTCTTTTAAAGCTAAACAGGCTCTTTTTCTTATCTGTGCACATAGACGGGATATATATTTACGTAGTGGATCCTGTTCACAGCAGACAGCTGATGCAAACGCTGAAGTTTATATACGGAATGTAAAGAAATAGACGAAGGGGTGGAAAGGTTCATAGTTACATAAGCATCCGGTTTCCAAGCTTTTTATCTATTGGTCTCAAACCGTTTGAACTCGGCTGTATCTCTGTATATAATTTCAAGAAGTCAGTGGcacatttttctttatcttataataaacacataataacAAGAATGATATAGAAGTGAATGTGTGATGCCTTGTATGCATCCGGAGTGGACAGAAAGGCCAGGTAGCTTGTTTCCAGTACATCTCCACAGTAAATAAGTGCAGCATGACAGGGTTTACGTGCAGACAAGGATGCTGGTTCCTGAGGACTTGCTATTTTTCCATAACAAAAGGTTATCTGTATTTTGGAAGCTCTTTAAGCCTTGTTCCCTCATCGAGGCAAATCAGACGGGCCACGTACACAGTGCCACTAATAGTTCAATATACTGCTGATCTCAAGAAATCTTCTTATTTGATGTTTCAACAACATAATGGTTTGTCAATTATATTTATGCTTGACTTAACTCTTGATATAATAAtgtggctaaaaaaaaacaataagctATGATGGcaaatattatcatttacaGCAATGGATgattttaatgaacattttgtttattgtaaGAGCATGCTGAAGTTCTGTCGACTAAAGATTCATATGCTCAAGCTCTTTAAaggtggattctgattggctgtcaatgctTTTTAGAATTCATCGAcaggaaaaaaagttatttttccaCATAGAGATCTTAAAACACCAAAGAAGCTATGATCTATAAGCTAAACCAAACCAACCAGCTACGAGAGTAATCACAATATTGCAAACTTGGATTTGGAGgataaaaaaagtactttaaaattggtcagaattattttttttccacaatattgttgtgaaattgctttatcaaaaaaatacaattccatgaaagacatttaaatatattattattatcaatttatttgtttactggaatatacagtatactaaagtatatatatatatttgatctaGGTTAAAAACTACAGCTAACAcgattaaacaataaaaagaataaaaacattttaaaattatgttccacataaaagcagtttattcatgtttttgcatataaattcttcatatatgtgtatatttttacacacacacacagagctagagagaaagagagatcacAATATGTctgtcttaaaataaataattaatgggATTTATAACCTACTTCTGGAAACTGATGGTTGAACTCTTTAGCTTTGGTATAAACTTCCCTATTCCCATAGAATTAGAATGATAACTTTAAAGTAATCTTCCTTGATCCGAGCACGCTCTAAACACACCCATTAGCTGCTCAAACGCCTCCTTACGTCTACACGTTTATGATCAGATCATGTGATTTCCAGTAAGACTGACTGTACAATGTGTTTGCTTACTGTAAATGTAGATTAAGTTGGAATGCaggttaataaaacaaacagcggCACAGGACTTCATGCCCAAAGCCCAGGCCAAGACTTGTACACCTGATGAGTTCTTCAAAACCAGCCGTCAACCGCATGTCTATATCCCACATCCCTAATGCAATCCAACTTTCACTTATTTGTTTACAAGCCTGCACACGCAGTTTCTTCGGAAGTGTCTCGCTGATATTCGTGTCGATTGCTTCAGTGAGTTACAGGAAAACTGAGGCGTGATCGGAAGCCATAAAACAAGAAAGCTGTGCCGATCGTTCTGTACCACAGAAACATGAATACTGTGGATACGCAGTTATCATCCCAAGTGCAATAAACCACAATATCGGTGCCAGAAGTGTTCCAGCGAAAGCCTGTGCGATGATAATGTGGCTTTGTCTTCAATACACCAGACAACGCGCGCtctaaaacatcttaaaatgatTAAGCGCGTTTCTGCAATGCCGAAAAGTCATTTTCAGGACATCACAGCTGCATTTGGAAACTCCCCATCTGTTGTAAGGAAAGGAAcagccttctttttttttagcattcatgcATGGCCCACATAAAAGCGGTTTATTAAACCTCACAGGAAAGGCTTTGTAAGgcatttaaatctatatttaaacaCGGGACACAGTTATTAAAAGATGCTGCAAATTCACAGTTGGCATAAACACTTGACCTGCTCTGTTAATCTCTAATCCCGGTTAAACGCACAAGGAAGTCACTGAGAGCTAAATGGGAGAAAGTCTGACTTGAGAGAAAAGATTTGTGAGAACAACTAAAAGCCAGAGGGTCACGGGGCAGGAAACTAAAACGGTTTAAGTCACATTACGGAGAGCGCCATAGTACTGTGTTGCAATACGTGCATGTATAAAATCAAACTAAGCAATATTGGCATGAATTCATCAGTGGCTTAGAAAGACCACTAAcgttaataaaagcatttgcctCAGTGTTTGTTTCTTGGCCAAATAATACTTACGCTGTAGTTTGCAaacttaaaatgacattatgTCACTTACGGGCCTGTAGCGGTTGAAAACAAAGCTAAGGAAACGCATAGGTTTAATAAATGTGCTTCTGGTGTACACACGGAGAGGACGGAAACCATGGACCAATAAATACAGGATTCGCTGAGGtttgctgttttaaatgatctggccttttttttttgttagttgtgACAACAAACATTCAGCTTCACGCTACCCACAGCCGAGGCTACTTTGCTCTGTGTACAGATGTGACGAAACGCACCAAAGAACGTGATTAATAATTAGCTCCGAAGCAGAAATCAGCATGTTTATTAAAGTATACATTTCTCGGATAGAGGATGGATTTTTGCTCCCTTTCATTAAtggcatagtttttttttttaatcataaaatagtTGCATAATGTAAATGTCCCTGTTCAGCCTGTCTCGTAATCATCTTCCATACTGGTAGGCCCACGCAGTTCATGTTTACTTTTTACACTACATgctatttaaactttaaagagGATATTAAAGCAAAACTACTGGCCTATGCAGAGCTAGGAAGTATCTAGTTACACGTGactaaattaaagaaattaattacaaaaatgtaatcagttacttAGGAAAAATTGTTAATGAGtttacttattaaaatgttaatgattacaaAGGAGGTTACATCTATTGTTTAATagaattaattcataaattgcTAAAATGGCTGCTCTAAAATATGAAACGCATGCTCAGACAcccattttatttcttatttggGTTTATGTGtacgctttatttttttaaatagccatTTACTATTTTTCCAAGCCACTGTTAGCTTCCTGTCACGACTATAAAGATCTGATTTCAAACACAgcaattgtttaatttaaaattaaattaatgtaatctTAATTGAGGTGCTAGAGGATTAGCAAAGCAATAAGTGTCTAAAACTACTGTAAGGTTTGGCCTGGTTTAAATGTCTGAATGCGATTAATACCTGAAAACATTACacatttcaaaaagtaataaaaacgtAGTGAAATAGCTGCACTACTCATTACATTTTCAGACAGGGGAACACGTAACCCATTACATTTCTAAAGTAACCTTCCTAACGCTAATTAGCAGAATAGCCGAGTATGCTAGCGATGGGAGTTAGCCCACACGTTGACCACGTCTGGTCTCTTAGTAGGTCGGGAGATTGAGGTATTGGCTGTGGTGTGGTTTATCCGTCGTTTTGTGAACACTGAAAACACTTGCCTTGAAACGAGGACACGCTGCCGAGCAGACAATAGTGCTGACTATTAAGGGTCCTTCTTCAAAACATCACGTCACTCTGGGACATCTGCGTTGCCCTCCTTTAATGACTCGCGTGATAGGCAAATACCGCGGTCGTTTCAACAGCGCTCGACGGGGCATAGCTGAGATGTTTGTGTGACATTGCAGAAGTGCTGTTGCAGACAAAAGCCCGCCTGTGAAGCCGCTGAAGGGCGCTTGAACAGCAGCCGGCGACCAGCGGCTCTCACTAAATAAACAAGCGCGCGCCCTCTAGCGTCGCCCGGGagacattaaatacatatttactcCTATCGAATCATGTTAAATAACGCTGATGTAcacaaatatgtacaaattgatTTAGTATTAGGCTACAGTACAAAATACGTGATCCCGTACTTTCAAGCTCGATCTATGATATTGatcttgatatatatatatatgttgtatatatGCTAATATGTGAACGTACATGCTAACACGATTAGCTAACGATAAAGCTCCCCCTGGTGTACATTCAGTCCATTTCCACCTCTCAAAAAGAgtgaaaattatattattactacatatgattaaaaacaaaaacacacaaatcttTCTTACCAGCGTATATTAACAGACAGCtcataaattatgtatttttagcaaGGTTTCTTTATTTCTTCCAATTATTGTTGACATACTGttgaaaaaggcttttttttcgGCATCTTTTTTATTGTCTGGACAACGCACATcacaaattttattaaaaaaaacataaaattgtctattataatacatatttttaacattttagcaacccaaaaaaattaaaaaataaaaattctgcaatGTAGGActatgttttcaaaatgaacaatttggatataaatactatttaaatataaatgtatattacataGTCTGTACAACTGTCACAATTCATTCtgcttaaaaatgacaaaatctcGAAAACTCTGCTGATCAGGATACCGACCAGCAGTAAGTCTAAAGTTAGCAAAAAAGGAAGTTATAAATTACAAGTGAGATCATTCAATACCaatcaatttattatattaatatatgtatgtacggTCATTTAGATTCTTCTCTCAtgtatatgaaatgtttctgcACATTCATTCAGAGCTTGGTGAATGCAGGATTATTTGATCCACACAAAGCCAATCTGTGTCCCAAAGTTGGGTCCATCTCTCACATGGGAGAAGAATAGCTCAGGATGGCAGGAGGTGCAGAGAGTAGACTCAGATTGGTCTGGGATCCTGATGTCCTCCATGTGTTCAGCTTTAATTCCTCCTCTGGCCAGCAGAATTCTAAGTCAAAGCATGATAAGTCGCTTAATCagaaacatgtaaaaataatacattcaaaagtacttttaaaataagatcCTCCAAAGCACTATACACATCAAAAACTGGAACTGGTcaacgattaatcgcaattaatccaaaatgtgtatgtttatgtatatatttatccaaaatatatatgttcataaattatatatatatatatatatatatatatatatatatatatatatatatatatatatatattatatacagtacatttttagatatttacatgtattatcatgtatatatttattttcatatacataataaatatacacagcacacatatcCTATGCACTTTTATTTGGATGTGAAAAATCCAGATGAATTGTTGCCCAGcgctaaaatacaaatacaaatacaatacaaatacctcgcaaaaatatacacaacctattaattcaaattatttttaaaaacctcacTGCGCATTAGACACAACCACAAACCAACTGTTTTTAGGAAAGATTTAATAATATCAAGTGACTGCACCTCACATCTCTGAGAGAAGAGAATTAGAATTGGTCTGCCTCCATTTCCCCAAAGTGTTTTTTCTGCTATATTCTATCAGAAAAGCAATTGCCCTCCACATCAGTCACCTTAATGTCAGTGGTGTTAATTACTGAGAGTCACTTCGGGGAGCGACGTGACCTCTGTGAGTGACACGGAGGACGGAGAGATCAATGAGACAGGTCTCCGGTGTGCAGTCGAAGGCGGACCGGGTTTCCTCCGGCCGACCTTTGACGTTTACCTGGTCGCGAGCCTGATGTCGACATAAGGTCTAGATGAGTCCATATGTCTAACACAGTCTGGGTGTATGGCGTGAAACTCTCGGGCCGAATCCCGCTCCAGAGTAAAGCAGCACGGTCCGACAGAAGGGCCGATCACACACACGATATCTGCAGGTCTGCTGCCAAACTCGGACACCATGGCATTCACCGTTGCCATTGCGATTCCCATGAGCGTCCCCTTCCAGCCTGcgacgcacaaacacacacacacacacacacaaacagcaggaAAACAACGGTTACATTCATGCTGTTTAAGCTATACCTGGAATATGATTTTTAGAGTATCATTATAagtcaatattatatataaaatacactgaaaatgaTCACAGTGCATGTATATAGCTCTCAAACGGCATAAACAAGGATTATGTAAGCACAGCAGAGCAATGACAGCACCGCTGAGAATAACTCAATTACCATCTACCCTTTTGGGAATATTACAATTCCAGCTGCATTTCAGATAAAACAAATTGCTTTCTATAACCGTGCATCATGGGTTTCTCTTTAGCTGCGTTTAGATTGACAGGGTCTCTGCGCAGTGTTTACTACTCCCTGAGCACATCTGCTGAAATTCACTTCacagtctgaacacacacacacacacacaaaacttaacatatttaaatataacaatatatatgtatttattaatatctatataaaaaagatgaggagtttactttaaaataatccatTACATTTTAGGTAACATTATCAGACTACTTTATGTTTACTTTAACgtaacattgatttaaataggaTAAAATGGTTCCATATTGATCTTTAAATactaagaaaatatatttcagttgttgttgttgttgttataaacaacatattaGGCATTGCATTGTGTCAAGTTTTCTCAGACCGGGGATTGTGAAGGGACTGCAGGGGGTTTAttcaaaaactcaaaaattaaataaacagcaatcaaaataaatagcTGACATATTTTCTTTACCTGCATGTCACATAGGCATTTTTAgaagaaaagttttaaatatgtaaaaaaaagaagaagaattttGTCAATATATGTAATTACTAGTacttaattttgtaataatttactaCCCAGCTGTCTACCACACATATTAATATGAatgcataattatataaatattaaataagttattaataattaaatcaatataagTTGTTATATTTGAACACACTAAAACTGAGTAATAAATGTTGTGTTTAAATAGCACTCTATTACTTcattacacaaacaaaaccggccataatataatatgttttataaaatgtatattaattaaattataataactttttttattaatacatttgaatgaattatattttatttagctatgATCATGATATTTGTCGCACGTCTCGCACTTCGTATTTGTGAACGGCTGCatgctaaatacattttacatttactaattttgcagatgcttttatccaaagcgaatACATAAAGCAATTAATCTTAAAGAAGCAAACAGTGCTTGTGATGCCAAGTTCAGGGCACCGATCAAATAGACACAAGCtagaaatatatcattttaaaataacatgaatcaaaataaaaaatttaatacacCTATTAGGCGTAATAAATCACAGTCGCCTCAACTTATCTTATCACAGTGGTTTAGTACTGGAGTGATGAGCAAAGACTAGCAGGTTCATTTCCTTCTACACGCACTTCCTATTAAGTGATGCATTAATGTTCCCCTTCTCTCTCTGCCTTTTGCAGTGCTCTTCAAACTGAATATGTCAGCTCTCTTCGGACTCGAATCTCATCTCAGTCCACTTCGCTGAAAATTCGCGGTCGAATGGAAGTTCCCTTTCCTGTTTATATGAATACATACTTCCTACAGATCTCGCTTGAAGCTTTAAGTGTATCAGTATAACCCTGATGTGTAATATACATTACTATTTGGGTAAATGAAACTGGTCCATTAACGTTTAAACCTGTGTGAAGCAGCATTAAGATTTATGGCATGGTGACGTGACTCACCTGCATGTGCTACTCCGATGACCTTTGCTACGGGGTCAGTGAAGAGCAGCGGCATGCAGTCGGCCCCCGGTGCTGCTATGACCACGCCCACCTGATTGGTCACCATCCCGTCGTAACTGTCGGGGGCGGGTTTGCCCATCACCCACACATCACTGGCGTGATTACACTGAAGTCAATGACAAAGACACACGCAATCAATGTGTAGAAAGATCAGCCGATGCCTGGCGTATCAGATATGACGGCCAAGCTCAGCAACACTTCATAGAACTCAGCAGTACACTTTCATAATTCAATTCAGCCTTGTTAACATTAATAGCCATTCATCCAGCTACAAATGTTcttgatttataagcatatcTATTACAAAGGAGATTGAAAGGCTCGGTTCTTCAtaacaatgacaaaataatcaaacacaaCACAGGGGGATACTTCAAGACACTTTTTCTTGTGTACTGTACTATTTTTGcatcttgaaaaaataaatcatctaAACGAGCCTTTAAATCTCTTTCGTAAATGCTTTACAAGGTATAAATCATCTTCACTTTAGATGAGCTCAAACAAATCGATGGCTGGCCActactaaatgttttagaaGTACCTGACTTAATCATGGATTACAGCAGgaatacttttaataaagcatttattaatttgacaCTAAATAATAGGatttattaatgcacatttaaatagtttattactCATTTACTCACACTTTCTAAATGATCTTATGAACAAACTCCTAAAAAATCGATTTagaaattgttttttatttacaaactaTAAATTGATTGATCattaataaagtatgaaaatacaattattaaacattgtAGATATGCTCGAGAACAAAACATCTATTATTCATTCTCTATTTACTAATGCTCaactaatgattcatagtgtgcagttattataaagtgttactggaactcttttttatgtttaaaaaactttttatttcacttgtcAGTGTAAACaaggttaataataatatttcaattaaaataaagtcatatgTACATACTAATTAAATATGTGCAACAAACTCATTTCAAGAATGTGCGGATGAGAATTCCAAAACAAAAGATGCATATGATAAAGATAAAAGCATTATgtagaaaatgtttaatgttattgTATAGTAAAATGTTGATCTTAaggttaaaatgataaaaatcagtCAGCGAGGAAGTATTAAAAAGAATGCAGTTTTGCAAATGCTGTGGCATGCCTTTAGGGTTATGGTTTGCTCGCTTAAAGATGGACTTCCTCGTATTTTCTTTGTGATGAAGCACCTTTATGAGGTTGAAGTGCTGAGGGTGAAAGCCAGCCTTCAGGCCGAGCCTCCGGAGGTTCTCGTTCACCACGGCTCTGGAGTCTTTCCGCCGCGGGTTACAGAAGAGGTTGAGTGAGCTCAAAGTGCTGATGTAGGAGATACCGCCGGCACGAGTGGAGAAGCCGTGATCGAAGCGGTCTTTgaatgagaaagaaatagaggcattaaaataacattatgttTCTATTATATTTGAGCTTCTTCTTTGTCTAGATTCCAGCTCTGCTTACTATGGACATTCACATTGCCTGTCAGGTGCATCCTGGCATCTATGACACACACTTGCTGCCTGTATTTCCTTCGCTGCCTGTTCCAAATTAACCCTATAAAGACTACCGGATCAAATTTGATACTTGAATTTACAATGcatctaaattatttaaatgaaacttaCTGAAAAACCCGTTGTATTCAATCTTCCACATGCCTGATCGATACTTTACGCTTTgtgcaaaaatatgcattctTGGACTGCATTACAGATGGCCACATCTTTAAAAGGCCTTTtagtatatttctaaaaatgtctttttgccATGAAAACTTTTTAGTAAAAGTCAgagtaacatttatttggttGTAAATATTGCATAAGATGAACATATACCAGACTGAAGCAACTAAGCTTTACTTGATTATCCAAGtatattttttgaagaatatgtATTCATTCATCTGTTAATCATTACTGTATTGCATTGGATTATATGTTTTGgcctcaaaataataataaaactacagaGACCACAGCTTTgatatatgtgcatttatacGTAGTCTATTATCCAGTGATTAGTATTCAGAATTTACTTTGtggccatatatatatatatatatatatatatatatatatatatatatatatatatatatatatatatatatatatatatgaacatctggatcaaattgcatatttttgttcattttggctCAGTAATTTAAAGTAAGCTCCCATAGCTTTCCATATTCTCTCAGTTTTTcgaaatgtttaataaaacgTAATTGTATGTATATGGTGAAATTATGCAAGCATGTATCACTAGTCCTGTCTCACCAGCACTAACTATGCATATTTAGCCAACCTGAAATTAAAGAAGATCTGAGAATGGCAACGTCTCCTTTGAGCGCTGGTAGGTGCTGTAGAAACGCGCTGAGCTCGCGTTCAGCGTCAGGCGCGCGCGGACCCGGGGGACGCCGCTCACAGGACGGCTCGTCAAACACGACGCTGTACTCGAACTCGTACGCAGAAGTGAAAAGGAGCTCCTGGTAGACCCGAAACAATCCTCTCCCGC containing:
- the lacc1 gene encoding purine nucleoside phosphorylase LACC1 isoform X1 → MAAVTLVDLTRSPRGFCAEKRVGEFRASTGDGSQERVFFIANPESSAGTGGFPRSSIREMFIGFGDSPRVLCESSLSAALYSFKRAIDEEGVSNVKVVTSSSGRGLFRVYQELLFTSAYEFEYSVVFDEPSCERRPPGPRAPDAERELSAFLQHLPALKGDVAILRSSLISDRFDHGFSTRAGGISYISTLSSLNLFCNPRRKDSRAVVNENLRRLGLKAGFHPQHFNLIKCNHASDVWVMGKPAPDSYDGMVTNQVGVVIAAPGADCMPLLFTDPVAKVIGVAHAGWKGTLMGIAMATVNAMVSEFGSRPADIVCVIGPSVGPCCFTLERDSAREFHAIHPDCVRHMDSSRPYVDIRLATRILLARGGIKAEHMEDIRIPDQSESTLCTSCHPELFFSHVRDGPNFGTQIGFVWIK
- the lacc1 gene encoding purine nucleoside phosphorylase LACC1 isoform X2 yields the protein MGKPAPDSYDGMVTNQVGVVIAAPGADCMPLLFTDPVAKVIGVAHAGWKGTLMGIAMATVNAMVSEFGSRPADIVCVIGPSVGPCCFTLERDSAREFHAIHPDCVRHMDSSRPYVDIRLATRILLARGGIKAEHMEDIRIPDQSESTLCTSCHPELFFSHVRDGPNFGTQIGFVWIK